In Caloranaerobacter sp. TR13, a genomic segment contains:
- a CDS encoding DUF2225 domain-containing protein translates to MEELYSKKIKCPVCKNDFTTSKVKRSKLRVEKRDTDFFTYYKGENPLKYSVFVCPECGYAALEDRFDKIKSKDIEVIKQNVSNKWMKREFSLKRSVDEAITCYKLALYCGQLLNFKKYDLGNITLRLAWMNRLNGDKEEERFLRLSAELFRNAYYNEDIPSSPFDELSLAYLIGELHRRLGDREEALTWFSRVISNRAIKNNPRLDKLVRDQWYLVKGER, encoded by the coding sequence ATGGAGGAGCTATATTCAAAAAAGATAAAATGTCCTGTTTGTAAAAATGATTTTACTACGAGTAAAGTTAAGCGTTCTAAACTTAGAGTTGAAAAAAGAGATACTGATTTTTTTACATATTATAAAGGCGAGAATCCTTTAAAATATAGCGTGTTTGTTTGTCCAGAGTGTGGATATGCTGCACTAGAGGATAGGTTTGATAAGATAAAATCCAAAGATATTGAAGTAATTAAGCAGAATGTATCAAATAAATGGATGAAAAGAGAGTTTTCTTTAAAAAGAAGTGTTGATGAAGCAATTACATGTTATAAGTTAGCTTTATATTGTGGTCAACTATTAAACTTTAAAAAATATGACTTAGGAAATATAACTTTAAGACTAGCTTGGATGAATAGGCTGAATGGAGATAAGGAAGAGGAGAGATTCTTGAGATTAAGCGCAGAACTTTTTAGGAATGCATATTACAATGAAGATATTCCTTCATCTCCTTTTGATGAATTATCATTAGCTTATTTAATTGGAGAATTACATAGAAGGTTAGGAGATAGAGAAGAAGCTCTAACATGGTTTAGTAGAGTTATATCTAATAGAGCTATTAAGAATAACCCAAGATTAGACAAGCTAGTGAGAGATCAATGGTATTTAGTTAAAGGAGAAAGGTAG
- a CDS encoding VanW family protein produces MFDLNKYFVKIFLIILVVLILLFTLFIFISLNITTIYKGVKINNIDVGGLDRNNAIIHLKRELGYKLNNKFVKLIYQDYKYIIEYKELGITYDYYKATNEAFSIGRQGTIINRIRDILYVRANGYNIEMGLLYNDMKLINIINKVSKDINVESKDAYIVYSKNGFKIFSEVYGRKVNREKLKSRIINAVLVGGFVEIPVDLEKPKITKNMLKQIKDRLGSFTTTFAGSSPGRKHNINLASSSINGKILLPGEIFSFNETTGPRDANAGYKEAKIILDGDLTPGIGGGVCQVSTTLYNAVLLSNLKIEERHPHSIPATYVKKGLDATVAYDYLDFKFSNNTNYPVYIHSEVKDNNLTITIFGKKDKNREVKIKSEIIQVLEPEVEIRIDEKLEPGTKNILQKGRYGYKVKTYKEVYENGRKIKTEIISSDYYKPRKEIVKIGPEQKDKTN; encoded by the coding sequence ATGTTTGATTTAAATAAATATTTCGTAAAAATATTTTTGATTATATTAGTTGTTTTAATTTTATTATTTACTTTATTTATATTTATCTCATTAAATATAACTACTATATATAAAGGTGTTAAAATTAACAATATAGATGTAGGTGGATTAGATAGAAATAATGCTATAATACATCTAAAAAGAGAGTTAGGTTATAAGCTTAATAATAAATTTGTTAAATTAATTTATCAAGATTACAAGTATATAATTGAATATAAAGAACTTGGTATTACTTATGATTATTACAAGGCTACCAACGAAGCTTTTTCAATTGGTAGACAAGGTACTATAATAAATAGAATTAGAGATATATTATATGTTAGAGCTAATGGATATAATATAGAAATGGGTTTATTGTATAATGATATGAAGTTGATAAATATAATTAATAAAGTCTCAAAAGATATAAATGTGGAAAGTAAAGATGCTTATATAGTTTATAGCAAAAATGGTTTTAAAATATTTTCTGAAGTATATGGCAGAAAGGTTAATAGAGAGAAATTAAAAAGTAGAATAATAAATGCAGTATTAGTAGGTGGCTTTGTAGAAATTCCAGTTGATCTAGAAAAACCTAAAATTACTAAAAACATGCTAAAGCAAATAAAAGATAGATTAGGAAGTTTTACTACTACATTTGCAGGCAGTAGTCCAGGAAGAAAACATAATATTAATTTAGCATCTAGTAGTATTAATGGAAAAATTCTTTTACCTGGAGAGATTTTTTCTTTTAATGAAACTACAGGTCCTAGAGATGCTAATGCAGGATATAAAGAAGCTAAAATAATATTAGATGGAGATTTAACACCAGGTATTGGAGGAGGAGTTTGTCAGGTTTCTACAACATTATATAATGCAGTTTTATTATCGAATCTTAAAATAGAAGAGAGACATCCTCATTCTATACCTGCGACATATGTTAAGAAAGGATTAGATGCAACTGTAGCATATGATTATTTAGATTTTAAATTTAGTAATAATACAAATTATCCTGTATATATACATTCGGAGGTTAAAGATAATAATTTAACAATAACGATTTTTGGTAAGAAGGATAAAAATAGAGAAGTTAAGATAAAATCTGAGATTATTCAAGTATTAGAACCAGAAGTGGAAATAAGAATTGATGAAAAATTAGAACCTGGAACAAAAAATATATTACAAAAAGGTAGATATGGGTATAAAGTTAAAACGTATAAGGAAGTTTATGAAAATGGCAGAAAAATAAAGACAGAAATTATATCAAGTGATTATTACAAACCTAGAAAAGAAATTGTTAAGATAGGTCCTGAACAAAAGGATAAAACAAATTAA
- a CDS encoding cell division protein FtsA yields MVYEISNIDKERLIFSLDIGTRTVIGLVGIYDDEGIFKIIASEIKEHEERSMYDGQIHDINGVAKIVKEVKQSLENKVGKKLDKVAIAAAGRALKTYRVRVDRNTEIGAEIDKTMIESLEMEAVQKAQELLESNKGMEESKYYCVGYTVVNYYLDDNFIEKLEGHRGSKIGVDLLATFLPHVVVDSLYTVMNRVNLEVINITLEPIAAINVAIKKNLRLLNLALVDIGAGTSDIAITKDGTIVAYAMASIAGDEITEQIAKTYLLDYDTAEKLKVNLNKEIKHKFTDIVGIEHELTSEEILDSITESIENLAKEIAKRILEYNDKSPSAVFLIGGGSNIPRLPDLVANFLNLPKERVAIRDTNSIENIEGIPEELNGPHAITPIGIAITAIQSKYKDFLEIIVNGKKVKLFNSKKVKVSDVLVLIGYNPRNLIPKRGDNFKCFINGKEKIIKGEVGQAAKIFVNRKPANLEHKLDNGDEVIIEAATKGKKVIPRLYDLVDINKCVFLNGEKIGLIKKIVVNGIEVDKNIIINENDEIVYDEIKTLFELLMERNISTEENEIFVNGNKVSSDCELKNNDKISVEEKDIEKINRHNTITLKVNGEDKVISYEKESFIFVDIFDYIDFDLSKPMGMLKLEVNGKKAELMQELRNGDTINIYWAK; encoded by the coding sequence GTGGTCTATGAGATTTCTAATATAGATAAAGAAAGATTGATTTTTTCTTTAGATATAGGAACAAGAACTGTTATTGGATTAGTAGGAATCTATGATGATGAAGGAATATTTAAAATTATAGCCAGTGAAATCAAAGAGCATGAAGAAAGAAGCATGTATGATGGGCAAATTCATGATATAAACGGTGTTGCTAAAATAGTTAAGGAAGTAAAACAAAGTTTAGAAAACAAAGTTGGTAAAAAATTAGATAAAGTTGCAATAGCTGCAGCAGGTAGGGCACTTAAGACTTACAGAGTAAGAGTTGATAGAAATACAGAAATAGGAGCAGAAATAGATAAAACAATGATAGAAAGTTTAGAAATGGAAGCTGTACAAAAGGCACAAGAACTATTAGAGTCTAATAAAGGTATGGAAGAATCTAAATATTATTGTGTTGGTTATACAGTAGTAAATTATTATCTAGATGATAATTTTATAGAAAAATTGGAAGGGCATAGAGGAAGTAAAATAGGTGTCGATTTGTTAGCTACATTTTTACCTCATGTAGTTGTAGATAGTTTATATACGGTAATGAATAGAGTAAACTTAGAAGTAATAAATATTACTTTAGAACCAATTGCAGCTATTAATGTAGCTATTAAGAAAAATCTTAGGCTATTAAATCTTGCTCTTGTTGACATTGGTGCTGGAACCTCAGATATAGCAATTACCAAAGATGGAACAATAGTAGCATACGCAATGGCTTCTATTGCTGGAGATGAAATTACGGAACAAATTGCAAAAACTTATTTACTAGATTATGATACTGCTGAAAAATTAAAAGTAAATCTAAATAAGGAAATCAAACATAAATTTACAGATATAGTTGGAATAGAACATGAGCTTACAAGTGAAGAAATATTAGATAGCATAACAGAATCTATTGAAAATTTAGCAAAAGAAATTGCAAAACGAATACTTGAATATAACGATAAATCTCCTAGCGCCGTTTTTTTGATAGGGGGGGGTAGTAATATACCAAGGCTACCTGATTTGGTTGCTAATTTTTTAAATTTACCAAAAGAGAGAGTTGCTATCAGAGATACAAATTCTATTGAAAATATAGAGGGTATACCAGAAGAATTAAATGGACCTCATGCAATTACTCCAATAGGAATAGCTATTACTGCAATACAAAGTAAATATAAAGATTTTTTAGAGATAATCGTCAATGGCAAAAAGGTAAAGCTGTTCAATTCTAAAAAGGTGAAAGTATCAGATGTGCTTGTACTTATTGGATATAATCCAAGAAATCTTATACCTAAGAGAGGAGATAACTTTAAATGTTTTATAAATGGTAAAGAAAAAATAATTAAAGGAGAGGTTGGACAAGCAGCAAAGATATTTGTTAATAGAAAACCTGCTAATTTAGAGCATAAATTAGATAATGGAGATGAAGTTATTATTGAAGCAGCTACGAAAGGTAAAAAAGTAATACCTAGACTTTATGATTTAGTAGATATAAATAAATGTGTATTTTTAAATGGGGAGAAAATAGGTTTAATCAAAAAAATAGTTGTAAATGGAATAGAGGTAGATAAAAATATTATAATCAATGAAAATGATGAAATTGTATATGATGAAATAAAGACTTTATTTGAGTTGCTAATGGAACGAAATATAAGTACTGAAGAAAATGAAATATTTGTTAATGGTAATAAAGTATCAAGTGATTGTGAACTTAAAAATAATGATAAAATTTCTGTTGAAGAAAAAGATATTGAAAAAATTAATAGGCATAATACAATTACATTAAAAGTTAATGGTGAAGATAAAGTTATTTCTTATGAAAAAGAGAGTTTTATATTTGTTGATATTTTTGATTATATCGATTTTGATTTATCAAAACCTATGGGGATGTTAAAGCTAGAAGTAAATGGCAAAAAGGCTGAGTTGATGCAAGAATTAAGAAATGGTGATACTATAAATATATATTGGGCAAAGTGA
- a CDS encoding N-acetyltransferase yields the protein MKKIEYISGNEDLLDSIGFLWEKLNKYHKNNSKHFSKKFSKFSFEVRKKGLIDKAKKGLMKIEIARDIEKNKNVGYCISTINDRNIGEIESLYIEPDYRKQGIGNKFMKNALDWMKLNKVKSICIGVSVGNEEVLSFYEKYGFLPRTIILEQIEDKGN from the coding sequence ATGAAAAAAATTGAGTATATATCTGGCAATGAAGATTTATTAGATAGCATTGGATTTCTATGGGAGAAGTTAAATAAGTATCATAAGAATAATTCAAAACACTTTTCAAAAAAATTTTCAAAATTTTCATTTGAAGTTAGAAAAAAAGGATTAATAGATAAAGCTAAAAAAGGTCTCATGAAAATTGAAATTGCAAGAGATATAGAGAAAAACAAAAATGTTGGTTATTGCATTAGTACAATAAATGATAGAAATATAGGAGAAATTGAATCGCTATATATTGAACCAGATTATAGAAAGCAGGGAATTGGTAATAAGTTTATGAAAAATGCACTAGATTGGATGAAATTAAATAAGGTCAAATCAATATGTATAGGAGTAAGTGTAGGTAATGAAGAAGTTCTATCATTTTATGAGAAATATGGATTTTTGCCTAGAACTATTATACTAGAGCAGATTGAGGATAAAGGAAATTAG
- a CDS encoding HD domain-containing protein, translated as MESIAVSEARKYLITYLREKEYTNETNYPWRKGWEFVVYHSFRVESYVMKILKGEKQKISSEEVELLRTAAILHDIGRFDDRQQHAKIGAEIVESWLDKNYKISSQIKDVEKLLYMIETHSNKDNYEDDFCCKVLKDADILDEIGVLSIFMAANRVDNNSPFFFNQLLDRVRNFEIDFCNRKMLKLKTSTAKGILKKKKDFIVLFTNQLEDELDGGDIVLNLINKNE; from the coding sequence ATGGAGAGTATTGCTGTAAGTGAAGCACGAAAATACCTTATTACATATTTGAGAGAAAAAGAATACACAAATGAAACTAATTACCCTTGGAGAAAAGGCTGGGAGTTTGTTGTATACCATTCATTTCGAGTTGAATCATATGTAATGAAAATTCTTAAAGGTGAAAAACAAAAAATAAGTAGTGAGGAAGTTGAGTTATTGCGCACTGCTGCTATTCTTCATGATATAGGTAGATTTGATGATAGGCAGCAACATGCCAAAATTGGAGCAGAAATAGTTGAAAGTTGGTTAGATAAGAATTATAAAATATCTTCTCAGATAAAAGATGTTGAAAAACTTCTTTATATGATTGAAACTCATTCAAATAAAGACAATTATGAAGATGACTTTTGCTGTAAAGTGTTAAAAGATGCGGATATATTAGATGAAATTGGTGTACTTTCAATATTTATGGCAGCTAATCGAGTTGATAATAATTCTCCATTCTTTTTTAATCAGTTATTAGATAGAGTAAGAAATTTTGAAATTGATTTTTGTAATAGAAAAATGCTCAAATTAAAAACATCAACAGCAAAAGGAATTTTAAAAAAGAAAAAGGATTTTATAGTTTTATTTACAAATCAGTTAGAAGATGAATTGGATGGAGGGGATATTGTTTTAAATCTCATAAATAAAAATGAATAG
- a CDS encoding helix-turn-helix transcriptional regulator, with the protein MNYYERIQRSLDYIEENLKSSIEIEMVAQESYMSISNFYRMFYALVGHTVKDYIRKRRLSCAANELLNTKKRIIDIALDYQYESQEAFTRAFRNYFEITPGRYRKLKKEIKSMERVNLMEKYFETHGIEDKYPDIKVLKELKPMRVAYYHAYGKSPEIIAITKVLNWAKRNNLLNGDNNHRYFGFDNPSPSPDRDEYGYEFGTHQCLEKHLLNDEDINEKAVDELIVNLQLDLYMPIKEG; encoded by the coding sequence ATGAATTATTATGAACGAATTCAAAGATCTTTGGATTATATTGAAGAAAATTTAAAAAGTTCAATTGAAATTGAAATGGTTGCACAGGAATCATACATGTCTATTTCGAACTTTTATAGAATGTTTTACGCTCTTGTAGGTCATACAGTTAAAGATTATATAAGAAAAAGAAGATTATCCTGTGCAGCTAATGAACTATTAAATACTAAAAAAAGAATTATAGATATAGCATTAGACTATCAGTACGAGTCTCAAGAAGCCTTCACAAGAGCATTTAGAAATTATTTTGAAATAACTCCTGGGAGATATCGGAAATTAAAAAAAGAAATTAAAAGCATGGAAAGGGTGAATTTAATGGAGAAATATTTTGAAACTCATGGAATTGAAGATAAATATCCTGACATAAAGGTACTAAAAGAATTAAAACCTATGCGTGTAGCTTACTATCATGCATATGGAAAGAGTCCAGAAATAATAGCGATTACTAAAGTACTTAATTGGGCAAAAAGGAATAATTTACTTAATGGAGATAATAATCACAGATATTTTGGATTTGATAACCCTAGTCCTAGCCCTGATAGAGATGAGTATGGATATGAGTTTGGTACACATCAATGTCTGGAAAAACATTTATTGAATGATGAAGATATAAATGAAAAGGCTGTTGATGAATTAATTGTAAATCTTCAACTTGATTTATATATGCCGATAAAAGAAGGTTAA